One Mus pahari chromosome 10, PAHARI_EIJ_v1.1, whole genome shotgun sequence genomic window, CCAAGCCTCTGTAAGCCCAGAGCTCGCTGCCTGCCTGGGCTGGCGTGGTTGTTTAACATCGTCGCCACGGAGACGGCGCGGGGGCTGCTGGGAAGTCGACGTTCGGGCGTCCAATCCAGCGGAAGCGCGCCGGACCCTATGAGGTGGAGTGAAGCGAGCAGAGCGAGGAGGCGGCCGCCAGTGTGAGAGGAATGGCTCAGCCTCTCACACCAAGTTCCCACCACGCGGCCCGAAAGCACTTTCTCCTCCGGGAAGAGCCCTCAGCTTCCCGGAGCCAGGCTTCCCAGTGACGTCATTCCCGGCACTTCCTGTTTCCGTTTGCGGTGATCCACGCACCCGCGGGTCTGCGGTTTCTCCCCAAGCTCCTACCTGCTGCTGCTGGAGTGAGCCGGCGGTCGGGCGGAAGCAGCAGGCGAGTCCGGAGGGCAGGAGCAGGTTGAGGTAGGAAGATCGGTGGTTGAGAAATTCGATCCAACCTTTTGCTCACCTTTGCTGGCATTCCTTGAGCTACTCCACTCAAGGTCAAGTCATTAGTTTACAGCGAGTTCGCAAAAACCACATGACAGACCGGGAAAGACATGAGGACTCAGAATTAAAAGTGTTGAGATGGTGGCCGAGGTGGATCTGAGGTGAGATTAAAAAATCAAGTGCAATAATGTAAGCTGATACCAAAGGCAAAAAATTCAGGAGGATGCATTTTGATGTggtaacccccccccaaaaaaaaacaaatcaaaatgcaaaaattCCAAGGTGGCAAAACTTTCACGATTTTAAACAAGAGCCAGGCTGGCAATAGCATCGTGCTAAGCGATATTTGAAGCCAGAGGCAAGGGGGAAAACCAGTAATACCAATCCTACAAGTTGTTAGCCAGATAGGCCATTAGTAAGGGGGGTGTAAGAATCCTAATTGAGGTTGAAATTGCATACTTGGGATCCTAGAAGCATAAAGCTTAGTTTTTCCTTAGCTCAAACTATTATCCAATGTACCCTACACTCAACACCTATAACAAGGGTCTAGTtatccataagaaaaaaaaaattgactcatTATGTGTCCTATGCTGGGTTGTCATTTTTATAGCTTAGGACTTTTGGCCTTGACCCTCACAAAACAgatttcttcctttatctctATATGGGCTGCCATGAGGTGTGGCCTAGATTTAAGGTGTGCCTTCCACCTCCAATAATCCAATCAAGAAaagtctcgaaaaaacaaaaacagaaagaaagagagagagagagagagagagagagagagagagagagagagagagagagagaaagagaaagaaaaagaaagaaagaaagaaagaaagaaagaaagaaagaaagaaagaaaagaaaagaaagagagtccCTCAGCGGTGTATCTGGCAGTTTGGGTCTTGATTCTAGATATactcaaattgacaaccaagaatagccatcagaAGAACCATCAATTGaaaacttttttattgtttcaacAGGGAGTTCTGTCAATCATCATGGGTATCCGGGGACTAATGAGCTTTGTGGAAGACTATAGTAATGAATTCTTCGTTGATTTGAAATTGCGGAACACAAAACTTATCATTGATGGCTATTCTCTTTTCCACCGACTTTGCTTCAATTCTGACTTGGAGCTCAGGTATGGAGGAGACTATGATTCATTCGCAGATGTTGTACAGAAATTCTTTGAATCACTGTTTGCTTGTCATATTTGTCCATATGTTGTATTAGATGGAGGATGTGACATTTCAGATAAAAAGTTGACAACTTTGAAGGATCGAGCTAAAGAGAAGATCCAAGTGGCCCGTTCCCTTTCtcttggtgggggtgggaatgtgTGCCCCTTACTCATCCGAGAAGTGTTCATACAGGTTTTGATCAAGCTTAAGGTCTGTTTTGTCCAGAGCTTTTCAGAAGCAGATAGGGACATTATGACACTTGCCAATCATTGGAACTGTCCTGTGCTATCATCGGATAGTGACTTTTGCATTTTTGACCTGAAAAGTGGGTTTTGCTCACTGAATAGCTTTCAGTGGAGAAATCTGAACACTATTAAGGATACACAAGATTACTACATTCCTGCCAGAAGCTTTTCCCTTGATGCCTTCTGCCATTACTTCAACAACATGAATAAAGCTCTACTACCTCTCTTTGCGGTGCTGTGTGGAAATGACCATGTTAATCTGCCCAGCGTGGACACATTCATAAGTAAAGTACGTCTACCCCTTAGTTCTAAAGGGAAGAGATATCACCGAGTTCTGGGACTTCTGAACTGGTTGTCTCATTTTGATGACCCCACTGAAGCACTGGATAACGTTCTGAAGTCTCTCCCCAAAAAGAATCGAGACAATGTTAAGGAACTTCTCTGCCGCTCCATGGAGGAGTACCAGCAGTCCCAGGTGAAGCTGCAGGACTTCTTCCAGTATGGTAGTTATGTCTGTACGGACGCTTTGGATCTGGGTTTACCAGAGTGGGTACTAGCAGCTCTGGCCAAAGGCCAGCTACCACCTTTCATCAGTGATGCTTTGGTGCTCAGAAGGACCTTTCTTCACACACAGGTAGAAAATATGCAGCAACCAAATGCTCACAGAATATCTCAGCCCATCCGCCAAATCATCTATGGACTCCTTTTGAATGCCCCATCACACCCAGAAGATATATCCCAGAATACATTgccttcccagcttctggctttcaATGAAGTGgaaagaattaatacaaatatcAAAACATCAACTGTTTATGCAAAGCAACTACTCAAGGATCATTGTGACTTGAGCAAATTGACTGAGGTAAGTTTGTAAGACTAACAAAATTCTTAGAAATTTCTTAATAGGTTATAATTTGCCTTTGAATGTCCTCTCTTAATATAACACATTGGTTGCCATCATGTGTGTGAAGGCTAGACTGCCAGTGAACTAGGTATTCTCTTAGTGTCGGTACTAAATATGCTTTCTAGGGTTCTTCAGTAACCTCTTTCCTTTGCAGTTATTGTATTATATTGATCCCAATTAGAATAGGagtctgtaattttaaaaagggggttCAGGGATTGAACTGTAAAAGAAGTGTGCACATAGGCACTTGATGTGAGCATAACTGCATCTTAGATGAGAGTTCAGATTAGTACTGATGAGTCCATCCATCTAAAGGTTTTATAAATGAGGACCTCTTTTTAGGCTTTGGGCTTAGAGAGAGAGTTAGAACAAGCTGACAAAGAGCAAgagcttcctttctctttatgggctgccagaagaaggtgtggcctagaCTTAAGGTGTGTTTTCCACCTCTAATAATCCAATCAGGAAAAGTCCCTCAGCACTGTATCCAGCCACTGGGCATCATGTTGACTTGTTTAGACCGATTCCTAAGAGCATGACTTAGCCTACCTTGGTGCTGCTTAAGTCTGAGGAACACTAAGATCAGTTGTCATTTCAAGGAAGAAAGTGTTCTCATGCATCCCAGTGATGCCTTTTGCTTctgataatatttaaatatattaagaatAACTATGAAACTCCTGTGAGAATACAAATTAAATGTAAGCTAATTTATAAAGTCAGTTGCAATGCCCACTGGGTGTTTGTCTAGCTCCAACTAAATGTTTACTCTTAGACTCATAGGGTCATTGGTGTCCGCTTACTCAAGGATGAAGGACAGCAGCCAGTTTTCCTGTGGGGATGATCAGATCTTACATTCCCCAAGGAAACATGATAGTCACTTCCTATGGAGTGGGAAAGTTGGAGTTGCTACTGGGATCTAGTGGGTAAGGCAAGGATACCACTAAGATTCTTAGACTGCACAGATTGGCACCCCATAGTAGAGAACTATGTGACCATTTAGTAGAGAACTAAATGCCCAGTGTGCCCATTTTTAGCCTCTCCACTAGTGGCAGCATAAGTGAGAGGTAAGGAGCTTCCTAAGTGGGTGTCAGAAGCATCCTTGGCATTAGGAAGAAAGTACTAAGAACAGTTCAGGGAGTGATGAAATGTTCTGGAATTAGTAATGGCTTTGGAagcttataaatatattaaaaccatTGAGTTGTATACTTCAAAGGGGTGAATTTTTTGACATGGTTTATATTTCAAAGAAAGCAGAGTTTCAGTTAAAAAATTATGCGGTGTATTTGTGAGACTTATATAACTCATTCTTTTCTCTGGTGCAAACCCGTTGCATTGTGGGAATGAATACACCACAGGTGACTTTCTATGGGTTTTCAGTTGTGCTGTTTCAGCTACTTCCATGatcatggtggtgcacatcatCTTGTAACATATTTCTGCTGCACATACTGTGGAATTGCTGGGCCAGATGACAGTGGACCCACtaacactcccaccagcagtgcaGAAGGGTGCTTGCTTCTTCCTGTGCCTTTGTCAATACTAGGTAGGTAGGAGCCCAGGGGTCATTCTGGCTGTTCTAGTGGACAAAGTATCATCTTAGTCCTTTGGATAGGCaagtttccatttctctgatgacttgCTTATTATGCTCATTAACCAATGGGATATTCTGTGCGAGGTCTTTATTCAGTATTTTGCCTACTGATCATTAACCAATGGGATATTCTGTGCGAAGTCTTTATTCAGTATTTTGCCTACTGATCATTTGTCAATTAACACTGTGGCCAGGAACCTCCCATTCTAATTTTCACTGTAGTATGTTGTAAACAACTTTAGTGTAGTCATTTAAATCTTTATTACTTATGGTTACCTTTTTATGATCTGTTTAGGAAATCACTACCTACTCCCAAGATCATGAAAACAActacatttttctttcacattacATCTCCAATCTGTCCAGGAGGAGTGGGGTGTGAAATAGGATCAGGCCACTTTTCCCCAACGCAGTCCAACCCAATCAATGAGATGTAGAATGCTGATTGTAGTCTTTGATGAGTGGTAACGTGTTCTCAGCATTTAGTTGTATTCAAAGTTAAGAGGAAATTTTCATACACTTTGCATCATAGTATATCATTTGGCTTGCTTTTGGCATGCATTAATCAGTTCTTAGCTCAATGCTTTTAAGCTCTAATTAGCCCATAATTCTAAGTGATGCCAGGTGCAAATATATTTCCAGACACAAATGCAGGTTCAAGTACAGAAACCTTGTTATTATTCATGCTTTTAACATGCAGTAATAATACTTTAGCTATGTGACTTACAAACTGGCTCTAATTCCCACTAGTCCCAAATGGGCCTGGGAGAGCAGATGGGACTGCAAGCAGAGTAGTTCCCACTTTAGAATGCACTGAGGACTGATGAGAAAACATCATGTGCTACTCCAACACATAAGGCTCCTTTTACAGATGATCAAAATAGGAAAGCCCTCATGAACTAGCTCAAAGCCACAGTTACTGAGGGCAGAATCTCTAGTACCAAATCCTAGACCACTTTGTTCATAAAAGTTGTAACTTGAAGTTTAGGTGTGTTTTTACTCAAGATGTGAGGCCTACTTCTAGTAGGGGTTGT contains:
- the Aste1 gene encoding protein asteroid homolog 1 isoform X1; protein product: MGIRGLMSFVEDYSNEFFVDLKLRNTKLIIDGYSLFHRLCFNSDLELRYGGDYDSFADVVQKFFESLFACHICPYVVLDGGCDISDKKLTTLKDRAKEKIQVARSLSLGGGGNVCPLLIREVFIQVLIKLKVCFVQSFSEADRDIMTLANHWNCPVLSSDSDFCIFDLKSGFCSLNSFQWRNLNTIKDTQDYYIPARSFSLDAFCHYFNNMNKALLPLFAVLCGNDHVNLPSVDTFISKVRLPLSSKGKRYHRVLGLLNWLSHFDDPTEALDNVLKSLPKKNRDNVKELLCRSMEEYQQSQVKLQDFFQYGSYVCTDALDLGLPEWVLAALAKGQLPPFISDALVLRRTFLHTQVENMQQPNAHRISQPIRQIIYGLLLNAPSHPEDISQNTLPSQLLAFNEVERINTNIKTSTVYAKQLLKDHCDLSKLTELPLARRQMLLLEALKVKQVVLESIPTFLKLPIAVTCYWLQSTEVKAKLHHLQALLLGMLREPLHAIVNSPGNEDPRRGGAKMLYEELRQVKAPMRPGPRVDLDTAHVFCQWQSCLQMGLYLNQLLSTPLPEPNLTWLYSGSLVHGLCQQLLASGSVESILGICPEAKQLYEHLFNATKSYAPAELFLPKTKSKSKKRRQKKKVASLGTTADAKHCYDRSNRFGLLMLESLEEHVENSELE
- the Aste1 gene encoding protein asteroid homolog 1 isoform X5, which codes for MAILFSTDFASILTWSSDGGCDISDKKLTTLKDRAKEKIQVARSLSLGGGGNVCPLLIREVFIQVLIKLKVCFVQSFSEADRDIMTLANHWNCPVLSSDSDFCIFDLKSGFCSLNSFQWRNLNTIKDTQDYYIPARSFSLDAFCHYFNNMNKALLPLFAVLCGNDHVNLPSVDTFISKVRLPLSSKGKRYHRVLGLLNWLSHFDDPTEALDNVLKSLPKKNRDNVKELLCRSMEEYQQSQVKLQDFFQYGSYVCTDALDLGLPEWVLAALAKGQLPPFISDALVLRRTFLHTQVENMQQPNAHRISQPIRQIIYGLLLNAPSHPEDISQNTLPSQLLAFNEVERINTNIKTSTVYAKQLLKDHCDLSKLTELPLARRQMLLLEALKVKQVVLESIPTFLKLPIAVTCYWLQSTEVKAKLHHLQALLLGMLREPLHAIVNSPGNEDPRRGGAKMLYEELRQVKAPMRPGPRVDLDTAHVFCQWQSCLQMGLYLNQLLSTPLPEPNLTWLYSGSLVHGLCQQLLASGSVESILGICPEAKQLYEHLFNATKSYAPAELFLPKTKSKSKKRRQKKKVASLGTTADAKHCYDRSNRFGLLMLESLEEHVENSELE